AAAAATTCCTTTTAAAAAAAATCCTCTTTAAGTTGTAAAAAATATGGATGCATGCATGCCCTTGACTTTGAGATAAAGGATGTTAATTATAAATAAAAATTGCAGGAGCTATCTTTATGCCTGAAGTTGATCTTGAGGAGCTTTTTTTAGAAGCAGCCAAAAAGCTTGCCCAGAAAGATTTTGAAAGGGCCCTTGAGCTTTTTAATAAACTTTTAAATTATGATCCAGGGCATGTTAAGGCCTTAGAAGCAAGAGCCGCTATTTATCTTCAGAAAGATGAGCTTGACTCCGCAGAAAAGGACCTAAGAGAAGCAATGGAGAGGGAACCTGAAAATTATAGAATTTACTTTCGTTTAGGTCAGGTCTATTATAAAAAGAAAGATTTGGACTCTGCCCTTGAGCTCTTTACTCGGGCTATTGATCTTAATCCCATGTATCCAGCGGCTTATTTAGCAAGAAGTCAGATTTTAAGAGAAAAGGGGCTTGAAGAGGCAGCTGACCTTGAACTTGATAAGGCAGTTGCTGCTCATAGGGAGCTTGCTAAGGCCCAAAAGATTATAGATTTTGCTTAAAGGCTCTCCTCAAGGATAAGGGTCCACTTAAAAGGGTCTTCAATCTCCCCATACTGGAGACCTGTTAGATAATCAAAAAGCCTTTTGGCAATCTCTCCTGTTTGCCCTTGATTTATTAAATATTCCCTTTCCCGATAAAAAATCTTACCCACTGGGGAAATCACAGCTGCTGTGCCTGTGCCAAAGCACTCTTTTAGTTTTCCCTTTTCAATTCCCTCAATAACCTCATCAATGGAGATTCTTCTTTCCTCAGCTTTTAGTCCAAGTATACTTGCGAGTTTTAAAACGGAATCTCTGGTTATACCGGGAAGAATTGAACCAGTGAGGGCAGGAGTAATC
This window of the Caldimicrobium thiodismutans genome carries:
- a CDS encoding tetratricopeptide repeat protein — protein: MPEVDLEELFLEAAKKLAQKDFERALELFNKLLNYDPGHVKALEARAAIYLQKDELDSAEKDLREAMEREPENYRIYFRLGQVYYKKKDLDSALELFTRAIDLNPMYPAAYLARSQILREKGLEEAADLELDKAVAAHRELAKAQKIIDFA